One segment of Gemmatimonadota bacterium DNA contains the following:
- a CDS encoding TonB-dependent receptor yields the protein MRLAVLRRHSLHLAGLLLLAAGRLAAQEDAALLTGRVTDSATGQPIEAATVLLRGTMLRATTGVRGEFRLFPVPSGPQVLTVAAIGYGTVQVTVRAVPAGRTEVTVALAQATIELPGIVVTASRGEEAQGESPASVSVVGARELAQRNVTTIDEVLPFVPGVTFNNSDVAIRGSTGIANGVGSRVLMLLDGHPVLTGDGGEIDFEAIPLLDVERVEVVKGAYSALYGSNALGGVVNLITSPVSERQETVVRAHLGLWQVPGRYRFTDERLTAQGVGLQHSRQLGGVGVRLYAARETTDGFTDNDASRRWLFRAKLASRPGVAHPWDGYAMLVRTVDYSFFTWRAADRPFEVDTASRGDNEQTWKFLSGFSVTPLVRSRTLLRVSPYLNYNSLTNDFRANADYHRALKAGGTVQLAVTPHDGQVATLGADGGFTRVTSNFLGGRDLADAGLFGQYDVRLAPRLKLVAGGRLDYHRATGGEGEVTLLPKLGLTWRVAEQLHLRTSVGRGYRAPSAIEQFVNTTQFGFRVVPNPGLRGERAWTGEVGVTGTRGRVWFDASVFQSEYRRLIAPGPSGQLFVFQFQNIERARVRGLDAGVRVRVVDRLLDFQASYLLLGTEDLARGTELPYRSRHTVTGTAGLLGGLLGIDVRYRSRPEEVLVYPLDPRKDIVVVDLRLGYRVLGTGLQLKVGNLFQHEYTDVQERTPGPPRSISLTAFRGF from the coding sequence ATGCGCCTGGCAGTCCTCCGCCGCCATTCGCTGCACCTGGCCGGCCTGCTGCTCCTCGCGGCGGGCCGGCTCGCCGCTCAGGAGGATGCCGCGCTGCTCACCGGCCGGGTGACCGATTCGGCCACCGGGCAGCCCATCGAAGCGGCGACCGTGCTCCTCCGCGGCACGATGCTCCGGGCCACCACCGGGGTCCGGGGCGAGTTCCGCCTCTTCCCCGTGCCGAGCGGCCCCCAGGTCCTGACGGTCGCCGCCATCGGCTACGGGACCGTGCAGGTGACGGTCCGGGCGGTGCCGGCGGGCCGGACCGAGGTGACCGTGGCGCTGGCCCAGGCCACCATCGAGCTGCCGGGCATCGTGGTCACCGCCAGCCGGGGCGAGGAAGCCCAGGGCGAGTCGCCGGCCAGCGTATCGGTGGTGGGCGCGCGGGAGCTGGCGCAGCGCAACGTCACCACGATCGACGAGGTGCTGCCCTTCGTCCCCGGCGTCACCTTCAACAACAGCGACGTGGCCATCCGCGGATCCACCGGCATCGCCAACGGCGTCGGCAGCCGGGTCCTGATGCTGCTCGACGGCCACCCGGTGCTCACCGGCGACGGCGGCGAGATCGACTTCGAGGCGATCCCGCTGCTCGACGTGGAGCGGGTGGAGGTGGTGAAGGGCGCCTACTCCGCGCTGTACGGCAGCAACGCCCTCGGCGGCGTGGTGAACCTCATCACCAGCCCGGTCAGCGAGCGCCAGGAGACCGTGGTCCGCGCCCATCTCGGGCTCTGGCAGGTGCCCGGCCGCTACCGGTTCACCGACGAGCGGCTCACCGCCCAGGGCGTCGGCCTCCAGCACTCCCGCCAGCTGGGCGGCGTGGGGGTCCGGCTGTACGCGGCGCGAGAGACGACCGACGGCTTCACTGACAACGACGCCAGCCGCCGCTGGCTCTTCCGCGCCAAGCTCGCCTCCCGTCCCGGGGTGGCCCACCCGTGGGACGGCTACGCCATGCTCGTCCGCACGGTGGACTACTCGTTCTTCACCTGGCGCGCCGCCGACCGCCCCTTCGAGGTGGACACCGCCAGCCGCGGCGACAACGAGCAGACCTGGAAGTTCCTGAGCGGGTTCAGCGTCACCCCGCTGGTGCGGAGCCGGACGCTGCTGCGGGTGAGCCCCTACCTCAACTACAACAGCCTCACCAACGACTTCCGCGCCAACGCGGACTACCATCGTGCCCTGAAGGCCGGCGGCACCGTGCAGCTGGCCGTCACTCCCCACGACGGCCAGGTGGCCACGCTCGGCGCCGACGGCGGCTTCACCCGCGTCACCTCCAACTTCCTGGGCGGGCGCGACCTCGCCGACGCCGGCCTCTTCGGTCAGTACGACGTCCGCCTCGCGCCGCGCCTCAAGCTCGTGGCGGGCGGGCGGCTCGACTACCACCGCGCCACCGGCGGCGAGGGCGAAGTCACGCTCTTGCCCAAGCTCGGCCTCACGTGGCGCGTGGCGGAGCAGCTCCACCTGCGCACCTCGGTGGGCCGTGGCTACCGTGCGCCGAGCGCCATCGAGCAGTTCGTGAACACCACCCAGTTCGGCTTCCGCGTGGTGCCGAATCCCGGCCTCAGGGGCGAGCGCGCCTGGACCGGGGAGGTCGGCGTCACCGGCACCCGCGGCCGGGTCTGGTTCGACGCCTCGGTGTTCCAGAGCGAGTACCGCCGCCTGATCGCCCCGGGCCCCTCGGGCCAGCTGTTCGTGTTCCAGTTCCAGAACATCGAGCGCGCCCGGGTCCGCGGGCTCGACGCCGGGGTCCGGGTGCGCGTGGTGGACCGCCTGCTCGACTTCCAGGCGAGCTACCTCCTGCTGGGCACCGAGGACCTCGCCCGCGGCACCGAGCTGCCCTACCGCTCGCGCCACACCGTCACCGGCACCGCGGGCCTGCTCGGCGGCCTCCTCGGCATCGACGTGCGCTACCGCTCGCGGCCGGAGGAGGTGCTCGTCTATCCGCTCGATCCGCGCAAGGACATCGTGGTGGTGGACCTGCGGCTGGGCTACCGGGTGCTCGGCACCGGCCTGCAGCTCAAGGTGGGCAATCTGTTCCAGCACGAGTACACCGACGTGCAGGAGCGGACGCCGGGACCGCCGCGCAGCATCAGCCTGACGGCCTTCCGCGGGTTCTGA
- the ada gene encoding bifunctional DNA-binding transcriptional regulator/O6-methylguanine-DNA methyltransferase Ada, which produces MPTERRPGDTQAWHAVEARDRAADGRFVYAVRSTGIYCRPSCPSRRPRRDNVTFFATPAAAVAAGFRACRRCHPDQDAVTSTERAVARARAHLDAHPDTRVSLAELARAAGLSAGHLQRSFKRVIGVSPREYAAARRAERLRTGLRQGGTVSRAVFEAGFGSGSRVYEASHRLLGMTPGRFKQGGRGMQIRYSIVASPHGRLLVAATDRGVAAVLLGDRDAGLARDLHAQFPAAGITRVDAGDAWLRGLVRRVAAEVRRPGGPGAIPLDLQGTAFQWKVWQALTAIPAGETRTYTELARSVGRPRAVRAVASACAANRVAVVVPCHRVIRRDGSLGGYRWGLPRKAGLLEAERHAAG; this is translated from the coding sequence ATGCCCACGGAACGACGCCCCGGAGACACGCAGGCCTGGCACGCGGTGGAAGCCCGCGACCGCGCCGCCGACGGACGCTTTGTCTACGCCGTCCGCAGCACGGGGATCTACTGCCGCCCTTCCTGCCCCTCGCGCCGGCCCCGGCGGGACAACGTCACGTTCTTCGCCACGCCGGCCGCGGCGGTGGCCGCGGGCTTCCGCGCCTGCCGGCGCTGCCATCCCGACCAGGATGCCGTCACCTCCACCGAGCGCGCGGTGGCGCGGGCGCGGGCCCACCTCGACGCCCATCCCGACACGCGGGTCAGCCTCGCCGAACTCGCGCGGGCGGCGGGACTGAGCGCCGGTCACCTGCAGCGGAGCTTCAAGCGGGTGATCGGGGTCTCCCCCCGGGAGTATGCTGCGGCCCGCCGGGCCGAGCGGCTGCGGACCGGGCTGCGGCAGGGGGGCACGGTGAGCCGCGCGGTCTTCGAGGCGGGATTCGGGTCGGGCAGTCGGGTGTACGAGGCATCGCATCGCCTGCTGGGCATGACGCCCGGCCGGTTCAAACAGGGAGGCAGGGGCATGCAGATCCGCTATTCGATCGTGGCGTCGCCGCACGGGCGCCTGCTGGTGGCCGCCACCGATCGCGGCGTGGCCGCGGTGCTGCTGGGCGACCGCGATGCCGGCCTGGCGCGCGACCTCCACGCCCAGTTCCCGGCGGCGGGCATCACGCGCGTGGACGCCGGCGACGCGTGGCTGCGGGGGCTGGTGCGCCGGGTGGCCGCGGAGGTGCGGCGGCCCGGTGGGCCCGGGGCCATCCCGCTCGACCTCCAGGGCACGGCCTTCCAATGGAAGGTGTGGCAGGCCCTCACGGCGATCCCCGCGGGTGAGACCCGGACGTACACCGAGCTGGCCCGGAGCGTGGGGCGGCCCCGCGCGGTCCGCGCCGTGGCGAGTGCCTGCGCCGCCAACCGCGTGGCGGTGGTGGTCCCTTGCCACCGGGTGATCCGCCGTGACGGTTCGCTGGGCGGGTATCGCTGGGGCTTGCCGCGAAAGGCGGGGCTGCTCGAGGCCGAGCGACACGCGGCGGGGTAG
- a CDS encoding LemA family protein — MWDVITGLFSLVLWIALPLVAFAAWTYNKLQKQAQEVREATSNVQVAVSKKLNLVNQLGDIVKSFQASEQFTHMKLAQDNNATAIAVAYAQSGQMLSTLLAAADRAPEFKANEQYHRLVDSIQHCELDIQQARSAFNATVKHYNNAYLAFPTVLVAPFLGFSKAPYLEFDISGNVDATALKSFQTDDGERLKQLLASAGGHLADATRSIAGQAGQAGKLIAGGAGQAGKLLAAKVTERTAVTYFYLPRGGVPRGPVPLPTVRELIQRGELEADVLVARAGSEDWQPLAAVASEG, encoded by the coding sequence ATGTGGGACGTCATCACCGGACTCTTTTCGCTGGTCTTGTGGATTGCCCTGCCGCTGGTGGCCTTCGCGGCGTGGACCTACAACAAGCTGCAGAAGCAGGCCCAGGAGGTGCGCGAGGCCACCTCCAACGTGCAGGTGGCGGTCAGCAAGAAGCTCAACCTGGTCAACCAGCTCGGCGACATCGTCAAGAGCTTCCAGGCGAGCGAGCAGTTCACCCACATGAAGCTGGCCCAGGACAACAACGCCACCGCCATCGCCGTGGCGTACGCCCAGTCGGGGCAGATGCTCTCCACGCTCCTGGCCGCCGCGGACCGCGCCCCGGAGTTCAAGGCCAACGAGCAGTACCACCGGCTGGTGGACAGCATCCAGCACTGCGAGCTGGACATCCAGCAGGCGCGCTCCGCCTTCAATGCCACCGTCAAGCACTACAACAACGCCTACCTGGCGTTCCCCACGGTGCTGGTGGCGCCGTTCCTCGGCTTCTCCAAGGCGCCATACCTCGAGTTCGACATCTCCGGCAACGTGGACGCCACCGCGCTCAAGTCGTTCCAGACCGATGACGGGGAGCGGCTCAAGCAGCTGCTCGCCTCCGCGGGCGGCCACCTCGCGGACGCCACCCGGAGCATCGCCGGCCAGGCCGGGCAGGCCGGCAAGCTGATCGCCGGCGGGGCGGGGCAGGCGGGGAAGCTGCTCGCGGCCAAGGTCACCGAGCGGACCGCCGTCACCTACTTCTACCTCCCCAGGGGTGGCGTCCCCCGCGGGCCGGTGCCGTTGCCCACGGTCCGGGAACTGATCCAGCGCGGTGAGCTCGAGGCCGATGTCCTCGTGGCGCGGGCCGGCTCGGAGGACTGGCAGCCCCTGGCCGCCGTGGCGTCCGAGGGCTGA
- a CDS encoding sigma-70 family RNA polymerase sigma factor, with amino-acid sequence MTTDPLPDSDREVVDRLFAAAYEELRRLATAVRRGESSHTLTPTALVNEAWLKLSASPAVGRLSRPEFKRVAARAMRQVLVEAARRRTADKRGGGIPDVTFDEALAHPAASGEDMLQLHEALETLATISPRQAAMVEGRFFGGLEIPEIAEWLGVSEATVLRDWRAARAWLAHALRAQG; translated from the coding sequence ATGACTACCGATCCACTACCGGACAGCGACCGGGAGGTCGTTGACCGGCTGTTCGCCGCGGCCTACGAAGAGCTGCGGCGCCTTGCCACGGCGGTGCGCCGGGGCGAGTCCTCGCATACCCTGACGCCCACCGCGCTGGTGAACGAGGCATGGCTCAAGCTCTCGGCCTCCCCGGCGGTGGGCCGGCTCTCGCGCCCCGAGTTCAAGCGGGTGGCGGCGCGGGCGATGCGGCAGGTGCTGGTCGAGGCGGCGCGCCGGCGCACCGCGGACAAGCGCGGGGGCGGGATCCCGGACGTGACCTTCGACGAGGCGCTGGCCCATCCCGCCGCCTCGGGGGAGGACATGCTGCAGCTGCACGAGGCGCTGGAGACCCTGGCCACGATCAGCCCGCGCCAGGCGGCCATGGTGGAGGGTCGCTTCTTCGGCGGGCTCGAGATCCCGGAGATCGCCGAGTGGCTCGGCGTCTCCGAGGCCACGGTGCTGCGGGACTGGCGCGCGGCGCGCGCCTGGCTGGCCCACGCCCTCCGCGCGCAGGGGTGA
- a CDS encoding tetratricopeptide repeat protein, which yields MNRARWDRVQALFHEALPLPDGERRAFLEDAAEGDEALVGDVLGMLAQDARGDSILDRGVGPAAEAVIGRLDEAMLGRQLFGPYRLLRILGEGGMGVVYLADRADLGSQAAIKILPDAWLSPGRRERFLAEQRTLAQLNDPGIARLYDADTLPDGTPWFAMEFVDGEPLTAWCRSHQCGIRERLALFRTVCEAVRHAHQHAVIHRDLKPSNIMVRADGVVKLLDFGIAKQLEAVDLPADQTRTGLRALTPAYAAPEQLRGGRVGVHSDVYSLGVVLYELLAGRLPHDLSGRSPDEAAAIIAAQEPPRPSVAARETAARAGDLWSALGAGAWADLDVLCLTAMRADPARRYRTVDALLAEVDRFLDGRPLEARPDTVGYRLGKFVRRHAAAVGSGVTIALLVIGLVAFYTLRLARARNAALAEAARTDQIQRFMLNLFQGGEEDVAPADSLRVVTLLEGGVQQAGTLDREPEVQEELYLTLGSVFQRLGKLDRADSLIAKARAQRAARLGPEDPALARVDVALGRLRLDQARFEDAEALVRRGLASARASLPADHPTVVDATVTLGQVLQKRGRYDEAIGILGEVVRRDSTAGDAAPDRAAHLRELANAHFYAGHYPAADSLGRRVLALHEQRYGRRHPEVATDLASLGEIEVMLGRYAAAESSYAQALAITEGWYGEDHPEVAANLTRLGRALTYERKLPEANAALERAFAIQERVFGPVHPQVAEALNELGNAAWTAGELDLAEARFRRVVAIYRQVFGTQHQFVAVAMSNLASVLSEKKDYHTAEDLFRQAIAIYDAVLSPGHVNAGIGHIKLGRTLLRQRRFREATVETRAGYDILVRQTDPATSFLRAARKDLAAAFDSLGEPAQAARFHAELADTIPPATAVARPAT from the coding sequence ATGAACCGGGCACGCTGGGACCGGGTCCAGGCGCTGTTCCACGAGGCGCTGCCGCTGCCCGACGGGGAGCGGCGGGCCTTCCTCGAGGACGCCGCGGAGGGAGACGAGGCGCTGGTCGGCGACGTGCTGGGGATGCTGGCGCAGGACGCGCGGGGCGACTCGATCCTGGACCGTGGCGTGGGCCCCGCGGCGGAAGCCGTCATCGGCCGGCTGGACGAGGCGATGCTGGGCCGCCAGCTGTTCGGGCCCTACCGGCTGCTGCGGATCCTGGGCGAGGGGGGAATGGGCGTGGTGTACCTCGCCGATCGCGCCGACCTCGGCAGCCAGGCCGCCATCAAGATCCTCCCCGACGCCTGGCTCTCCCCGGGCCGCCGCGAGCGGTTCCTGGCCGAGCAGCGCACCCTGGCGCAGCTCAACGATCCCGGCATCGCCAGGCTCTACGATGCCGACACCCTGCCCGACGGGACGCCGTGGTTCGCGATGGAGTTCGTGGACGGCGAGCCGCTCACCGCCTGGTGCCGCAGCCACCAGTGCGGCATCCGGGAGCGGCTGGCGCTGTTCCGGACGGTGTGTGAGGCGGTCCGGCATGCCCACCAGCACGCGGTGATTCACCGCGACCTCAAGCCCTCCAACATCATGGTGCGCGCCGACGGCGTGGTGAAGCTGCTCGACTTCGGCATCGCCAAGCAGCTGGAGGCGGTGGACCTCCCGGCCGACCAGACCCGCACCGGGCTGCGCGCGCTCACCCCCGCCTACGCGGCCCCCGAGCAGCTCCGCGGGGGCCGGGTCGGGGTGCACTCCGACGTCTACTCGCTCGGGGTGGTGCTCTACGAGCTGCTCGCGGGCCGCCTGCCCCACGACCTCAGCGGCCGCTCCCCGGACGAGGCGGCGGCCATCATCGCCGCGCAGGAGCCGCCGCGACCCTCGGTGGCGGCCCGGGAGACGGCGGCGCGGGCCGGGGACCTCTGGTCGGCGCTGGGCGCCGGGGCCTGGGCCGACCTCGACGTGCTCTGCCTCACCGCCATGCGCGCCGACCCCGCGCGGCGCTATCGCACGGTGGATGCACTGCTGGCCGAAGTGGACCGGTTCCTCGACGGCCGCCCGCTCGAGGCCCGGCCCGACACCGTCGGCTACCGGCTGGGGAAGTTCGTCCGCCGGCATGCCGCGGCCGTCGGTTCCGGGGTCACGATCGCGCTGCTGGTGATCGGCCTGGTGGCCTTCTACACCCTGCGGCTGGCACGCGCGCGGAACGCCGCCCTCGCCGAGGCGGCGCGTACCGATCAGATCCAGCGCTTCATGCTGAACCTCTTCCAGGGCGGCGAGGAGGACGTGGCGCCGGCGGACAGTCTGCGCGTGGTGACCCTGCTCGAGGGCGGCGTGCAGCAGGCGGGCACCCTCGACCGCGAACCGGAGGTACAGGAGGAGCTCTACCTCACGCTTGGCTCGGTCTTCCAGCGGCTCGGCAAGCTGGACCGGGCAGACTCGCTCATCGCGAAGGCGCGGGCGCAGCGCGCCGCGCGCCTGGGCCCGGAGGACCCGGCGCTGGCCCGCGTCGATGTGGCGCTGGGCCGCCTCCGGCTCGACCAGGCCCGGTTCGAGGACGCGGAAGCCCTGGTCCGGCGTGGACTGGCCAGCGCCCGCGCGTCGCTCCCGGCCGACCACCCCACGGTCGTGGACGCCACCGTCACCCTGGGCCAGGTCCTCCAGAAGCGCGGCCGCTACGACGAGGCCATCGGGATCCTCGGCGAGGTGGTGCGACGCGACTCCACCGCCGGGGACGCCGCGCCCGACCGCGCGGCGCACCTGCGGGAGCTGGCCAACGCCCACTTCTACGCCGGCCACTACCCGGCCGCCGATTCGCTCGGCCGCCGGGTGCTGGCGCTGCACGAGCAGCGCTACGGCCGCCGGCATCCCGAGGTGGCGACGGACCTCGCGAGCCTGGGGGAGATCGAGGTGATGCTGGGACGCTATGCCGCCGCCGAGAGCTCGTACGCCCAGGCGCTGGCCATCACCGAGGGGTGGTATGGCGAGGATCACCCGGAGGTGGCCGCCAACCTCACGCGCCTGGGCCGCGCCCTCACCTATGAGCGGAAGCTCCCCGAGGCCAATGCGGCCCTCGAGCGGGCCTTCGCGATTCAGGAGCGGGTGTTCGGGCCGGTGCACCCGCAGGTGGCGGAGGCGCTCAACGAGCTCGGCAACGCGGCCTGGACCGCGGGGGAGCTCGACCTGGCGGAGGCGCGGTTCCGCCGGGTGGTGGCGATCTACCGCCAGGTGTTCGGCACGCAGCACCAGTTCGTCGCGGTGGCGATGTCCAACCTGGCCAGCGTGCTGTCGGAGAAGAAGGACTATCACACGGCGGAGGACCTGTTCCGGCAGGCCATCGCGATCTACGACGCGGTCCTCTCGCCCGGGCACGTCAACGCCGGGATCGGCCACATCAAGCTGGGCCGCACGCTGCTGCGGCAGCGGCGATTCCGCGAGGCCACCGTCGAGACCCGGGCGGGCTATGACATCCTGGTCCGCCAGACCGACCCCGCGACCTCCTTCCTCCGCGCCGCCCGCAAGGACCTCGCGGCCGCCTTCGACTCGCTCGGCGAGCCGGCCCAGGCGGCGCGCTTCCACGCCGAGCTGGCGGATACCATTCCCCCGGCCACTGCGGTGGCGCGGCCAGCCACCTAG
- a CDS encoding YHS domain protein, whose product MHPDPAQTRRLTLRAAALLLLVLPLRLGGQAINTDRAGVALGGYDAVAYHEDQRAVPGTADLIVQHDGATYRFSTAAHRDAFAADPAPYLPAYGGYCAYGVSRGYKVKVDPEAFTLVEGRLYLNYDKGVQGRWLKDIPGYVAKADANWPGLKDQPRR is encoded by the coding sequence ATGCACCCCGACCCAGCTCAGACCCGGCGGCTGACGCTCCGCGCCGCCGCCCTGCTCCTTCTCGTGCTGCCCCTGCGGCTCGGCGGCCAGGCCATCAACACCGACCGCGCCGGCGTGGCACTGGGCGGCTACGACGCGGTGGCGTACCACGAGGACCAGCGCGCGGTGCCCGGCACCGCTGACCTCATCGTGCAGCATGACGGCGCCACCTATCGCTTCAGCACCGCCGCGCACCGGGATGCCTTCGCGGCCGACCCGGCGCCGTACCTCCCGGCCTACGGCGGCTACTGCGCGTATGGCGTCTCCCGCGGGTACAAGGTGAAAGTCGATCCCGAGGCCTTCACCTTGGTGGAGGGACGGCTTTACCTCAACTACGACAAGGGGGTGCAGGGGCGCTGGCTCAAGGACATCCCTGGCTATGTAGCCAAGGCGGATGCCAACTGGCCGGGCCTCAAGGACCAGCCGCGGCGCTAG